The genome window TGGACGCCGCCCGTGAGTGCGGGTTGGCGACGCTCGTCGAGATCCGCGATGAAGCCGAGTTGGAGCGGGCGCTCGAGGTCGGGGCGACCGTTATCGGAGTCAACAATCGGAATCTCGAAACGCTCATCATCGATCCCTCCACTGCGCCCACGCTCATTCCGCGCATCCCGTTGCACTGTGTTGCCGTGGCCGAAAGTGGCATGCAGACGGCCGATGATGTCGCACCGTCCGCGCTCGCCGGCGCCGACGCGATTCTCGTGGGCAGCGCCATTTCCGCGTCGACGGATCCGGCGGCGTCGGTGCGCGCCCTCGCGGGGTTTGCACGATCGACCTCGGCGCGGCGGTGAACGTCGCGGCCGCCGCCGGCCCCGATCGCGCCGTCCCGCCCGAGGTCAAGATCTGCGGGCTGACACGGGAGCGTGACGCGCAGCACGCGGTGACCACCGGCGCGTCCTACATCGGTGCGATCATGGCCGGCGGTCCTCGACTGCTTACCATGGATCGCGCGCGTGCGGTGCTGGGCCCGCGTCGTCACGATGTGCAGCGGGTTGTGGTCTTCGGCGACCAGCATCCCGATGATGTAATCGTCACAGTCCAGACGCTCGATCTCGACGTCGCCCAGTTACACGGCGCGTACACCGCGGCATCGATCGACACGATTCGTCGGGAAACGGGTCGCATGGTTTGGCCGGTGCTTCGTGTCGCGGGAACGATGCTGCCCGACGATGCCGCCGCACTTGGTGCCTCCGCGGGAACGGTGGTGCTCGATGCGCATGTGGTCGGGCAGCTGGGAGGAACCGGTGTCGCTTTGGACTGGTCTGGACTGCGGAATGCCGTCGGGGCGCTTCGCGAGTCTGTACCGGGGATTCGAATCATCCTCGCTGGCGGATTGCGTCCGCGGAATGTGATCGAGGCCATCCGATTGCTTTCTCCGGACGTCGTAGACGTATCTTCAGGAGTGGAGTCCGAGACGGGTCTCAAGGACCCGATGTTGGTCGAACAGTTCGTCGCGGCCGTACGCTCGGCCGCAGGGATGCAGCGATGACCATGGTGGATACAACGAACGGCGCGACAGCGCCGACTGATCGTTTCGGCCCGTTCGGTGGACGGTACGTTCCGGAAACGCTGATCCCGGCGCTCGATGCGCTCGAGGCGGCGTTCGACGAAACGCGTCACGATGCGGCGTTCCAGGCGGAACTCGATGCGTTGCTGCGTGAGTATGTCGGGCGGCCGACGGCGCTCTCGTTTGCGCCGCGGCTGAGCGCACGGATCGGCGCACCGGTCTGGATGAAGCGCGAAGACCTGTGTCATACGGGCGCGCACAAGATTAACAACACGGTCGGGCAGGCCATGCTTGCGCGCCGGATGGGGAAGCGCCGCATCATCGCCGAAACCGGCGCCGGACAGCACGGCGTCGCCACCGCGACGATCTGCGCGCGCTTTGGCCTGGAATGCGTGGTGTACATGGGTGAGGAGGACATGCAGCGCCAGGCGCTGAATGTGTTCCGCATGCGTCTCCTCGGGGCCACTGTCGTACCCGTTCTGTCGGGGACGCGGACGCTCAAGGACGCCACGACCGAAGCGATTCGCGACTGGGTCGGATCGGTGAACGACAGCCACTACATCATCGGATCCGTCGTCG of Gemmatimonas sp. contains these proteins:
- a CDS encoding phosphoribosylanthranilate isomerase, coding for MNVAAAAGPDRAVPPEVKICGLTRERDAQHAVTTGASYIGAIMAGGPRLLTMDRARAVLGPRRHDVQRVVVFGDQHPDDVIVTVQTLDLDVAQLHGAYTAASIDTIRRETGRMVWPVLRVAGTMLPDDAAALGASAGTVVLDAHVVGQLGGTGVALDWSGLRNAVGALRESVPGIRIILAGGLRPRNVIEAIRLLSPDVVDVSSGVESETGLKDPMLVEQFVAAVRSAAGMQR